The following proteins are encoded in a genomic region of Sphingobacteriales bacterium:
- a CDS encoding arginine decarboxylase, whose translation MRDRYIDLIEQTYYFPQDGFDLEDNWLRFHKIDLKSVIEQHGAPLKLTYLPKIGENINRARRWFYEAFESVGYNGHYYYCYCTKSNHFSHVLNEVLKNNAQLETSSAYDIDLIRALLKKKKIDKKIRIICNGFKPKRYTDAILALIKDGFTNVVSVLDNMEEFDAFLNFEKDLNIGVRIAAEEEPNYQFYTSRLGIRQRDLIPFYIEKIKPNANIKLRMLHFFIDSGIKDSAYYWSELNKSLTMYVELKQVCPELNSINIGGGMPIRYSLGSKYDYAYLVEEIVRKIKNFCDEAEIDHPNIYTEFGNFTVGESGCNIFEIIGQKKQNDSELWYMINGSLMTTIPDVWGMNQRFILLPINNWNQAYQRTIIGGLSCDVSDYYNSEVHINQVYMPKIIGDQKLYIGFFHTGAYQDSLSGYGGTKHCLIPSPKNIIIDKDANGKLTYEVFAEEQSSEAMLKVLGY comes from the coding sequence ATGAGAGACCGTTATATAGACCTTATCGAACAGACATATTACTTCCCTCAGGATGGTTTTGATTTGGAAGATAACTGGCTTCGTTTCCATAAAATAGATTTGAAAAGTGTCATCGAACAACACGGGGCGCCGTTGAAACTTACCTATCTTCCTAAGATTGGGGAAAACATTAACCGCGCCAGAAGATGGTTTTATGAGGCATTTGAAAGCGTCGGGTATAACGGACATTATTATTATTGTTATTGCACCAAGAGCAATCACTTTTCGCATGTTTTGAATGAGGTCTTGAAGAACAACGCCCAGCTGGAAACCTCCAGTGCATATGATATTGATTTGATACGTGCCTTATTGAAAAAGAAGAAGATTGACAAGAAAATCCGGATTATCTGTAATGGTTTTAAACCAAAACGCTATACGGATGCTATCCTGGCCTTGATAAAGGACGGTTTTACCAATGTCGTTTCGGTATTGGATAATATGGAAGAATTCGATGCCTTCCTGAATTTTGAAAAAGACTTGAATATTGGAGTCCGTATCGCTGCGGAAGAAGAACCTAACTATCAGTTTTATACTTCCCGTTTAGGTATCCGTCAGCGCGACTTGATACCGTTTTATATTGAGAAGATAAAGCCAAATGCCAATATCAAATTGCGGATGCTCCATTTTTTTATAGATTCCGGCATAAAAGATTCCGCCTACTACTGGAGTGAACTGAATAAATCGCTGACCATGTATGTGGAATTGAAGCAGGTTTGTCCTGAACTCAACAGCATCAATATAGGTGGCGGCATGCCTATCCGCTATTCACTGGGTTCCAAGTATGATTATGCTTACCTGGTCGAGGAGATAGTACGTAAAATCAAGAATTTCTGTGATGAAGCTGAAATCGACCATCCTAATATCTATACGGAGTTTGGAAATTTTACGGTAGGAGAGAGCGGATGTAATATCTTTGAAATCATTGGTCAGAAAAAACAAAACGACAGCGAGCTGTGGTATATGATCAATGGTTCTCTGATGACCACCATTCCGGACGTATGGGGGATGAACCAGCGGTTTATCTTATTACCTATTAACAACTGGAACCAGGCTTATCAGCGCACCATTATTGGTGGGCTTAGCTGCGACGTCAGTGATTACTACAACTCGGAGGTGCATATCAATCAGGTATACATGCCTAAAATAATCGGTGACCAGAAATTATATATCGGGTTTTTTCATACCGGCGCCTATCAGGATTCGTTAAGCGGATACGGAGGTACCAAACACTGCCTGATTCCTTCCCCCAAAAATATCATTATAGATAAGGATGCAAATGGAAAACTAACCTACGAGGTATTCGCGGAAGAACAAAGTTCGGAAGCTATGCTGAAAGTTTTGGGATATTAA
- a CDS encoding DUF2795 domain-containing protein — protein sequence MYWTLELASYLEEAPWPASKDELIDFAIRTGAPLEVIENLQELDDDEELYESIEDIWPEYPTKEDFLFNEDEY from the coding sequence ATGTATTGGACGTTAGAATTGGCATCGTATTTAGAAGAAGCACCGTGGCCTGCATCTAAAGATGAATTGATTGACTTCGCGATACGCACAGGTGCACCGCTTGAAGTGATTGAAAACCTGCAGGAACTGGATGATGATGAGGAGCTATATGAAAGTATTGAGGATATCTGGCCGGAATATCCTACCAAAGAAGATTTTCTCTTTAATGAGGATGAGTACTGA
- a CDS encoding SET domain-containing protein-lysine N-methyltransferase — protein sequence MELYLKKVRNKGRGVFCTVDLHEGDIIEVCPVIVCPAKDCKHLDKTHLYHYYFQWGNDGKSAGVVCGYGAMYNHSYNPNAVYETFYEKEIFRVKARRLIPANTEITINYNFYPDEQTLVWFDVEKKKAKKSLKSSHIT from the coding sequence ATGGAACTATATCTAAAGAAAGTACGAAATAAAGGAAGAGGCGTTTTTTGTACCGTGGATTTACACGAAGGAGATATCATCGAAGTTTGCCCGGTAATCGTCTGCCCGGCTAAAGACTGCAAACACTTAGACAAGACACACCTGTATCATTATTATTTCCAGTGGGGAAATGACGGTAAGAGCGCTGGCGTAGTTTGCGGATATGGTGCCATGTACAACCACTCTTATAATCCGAACGCCGTCTACGAGACATTTTATGAAAAAGAAATATTCCGGGTGAAGGCACGCAGGCTTATTCCTGCCAATACCGAAATCACCATCAACTACAATTTCTATCCGGACGAGCAGACTTTAGTCTGGTTTGATGTGGAGAAAAAAAAGGCAAAAAAGTCTCTGAAAAGTAGTCATATAACATAG
- a CDS encoding arginine--tRNA ligase, with protein sequence MNIYQEIQQEVCKAFPTLFGSEVESGKITINETPKDFTGDVTLVVFPLLKLTKKNPEESAKVIGDYLVTQKKYVTAFNVIKGFLNLSVDTSYWVDYIVQYDINQAPAEKQQKVLIEYSSPNTNKPLHLGHIRNNVLGYALAGIYKANGYTVIKANLVNDRGIHICKSMLAWKKYGKGETPESTGIKGDKLVGKYYVEFDRHYKQQIEDLTALGNTKDEAEKQAPILLEAQEMLRLWEAGDREVMDLWSTMNSWVYAGFEITYKNLGVDFDKFYYESDTYLLGKDIIEEGIQKNVFYRKEDGSVWIDLTQDGLDHKLVLRADGTSVYITQDLGTADLKYNDFKMDTSIYVVGNEQDYHFKVLKLIMQKLGRPYANGIYHFSYGMVDLPSGKMKSREGTVVDADDLMGDMIVNAREQTEALGKMNDFSEAEKTALFKTIGMGALKFFLLRVDPKKRILFDPKESIDLQGYTGPFVQYTYARTRSILRRNQESGTGNQVMKQPLPAKELLHPTEIELIKMLYRYPIVLEECCKEMNPAQLIDYSYEVAKTYNKFYTDCSILAAEKAEQKNFRILLTERTGDILKKCFSIAGIEVPERM encoded by the coding sequence ATGAATATTTATCAGGAAATACAACAGGAGGTCTGTAAGGCATTTCCCACTCTGTTCGGCAGTGAAGTGGAGTCGGGCAAAATCACCATCAATGAAACACCGAAAGATTTTACAGGAGATGTTACACTGGTCGTTTTTCCGTTACTGAAACTGACTAAAAAGAATCCGGAGGAATCGGCTAAGGTGATTGGTGATTATCTGGTGACTCAAAAAAAATATGTCACTGCGTTTAATGTCATCAAAGGATTTTTAAACCTGTCTGTCGATACATCTTATTGGGTAGACTATATTGTACAATATGACATAAACCAGGCTCCCGCTGAAAAACAGCAGAAAGTACTGATAGAATACTCTTCCCCCAATACCAACAAGCCGCTGCATTTAGGGCATATCCGCAACAATGTGCTGGGTTATGCATTGGCAGGCATTTACAAAGCAAACGGATATACGGTTATAAAAGCCAATCTGGTCAATGACCGTGGCATCCATATCTGCAAATCCATGCTCGCCTGGAAAAAATACGGCAAAGGTGAAACGCCCGAAAGTACGGGGATAAAAGGCGATAAACTGGTCGGCAAATACTATGTTGAATTTGACAGGCATTATAAGCAACAAATTGAAGATCTGACGGCTCTGGGCAACACAAAAGACGAAGCTGAAAAACAGGCTCCCATCCTGCTGGAAGCACAGGAAATGCTGCGCCTGTGGGAAGCAGGCGACCGGGAAGTGATGGATTTGTGGAGCACGATGAACAGTTGGGTATATGCCGGTTTTGAAATCACCTACAAAAACCTTGGGGTCGATTTTGATAAATTCTATTATGAATCGGACACCTATCTGCTGGGAAAGGATATCATTGAAGAGGGTATTCAAAAGAATGTTTTCTACAGAAAAGAGGATGGCAGTGTATGGATTGACTTAACCCAGGACGGACTGGACCATAAGCTGGTGCTGCGTGCCGACGGCACTTCTGTATATATCACACAGGACCTGGGTACCGCCGATCTGAAATACAACGACTTTAAAATGGATACCTCCATTTATGTGGTTGGTAATGAGCAAGACTACCATTTTAAGGTGCTGAAGTTAATCATGCAGAAACTGGGCCGTCCTTATGCAAATGGTATCTATCATTTTTCCTACGGCATGGTGGACTTACCGAGCGGCAAGATGAAATCCAGGGAAGGAACAGTGGTAGATGCGGATGATTTGATGGGGGATATGATTGTAAATGCAAGGGAGCAGACTGAAGCTCTGGGAAAAATGAATGATTTCAGCGAAGCTGAAAAAACCGCTCTTTTCAAAACCATTGGGATGGGAGCATTAAAATTTTTCCTGCTGAGAGTTGATCCAAAAAAAAGAATTTTATTCGACCCAAAGGAAAGCATTGACCTCCAGGGTTACACTGGCCCTTTCGTTCAGTACACCTATGCACGAACAAGAAGTATATTAAGAAGGAATCAGGAATCGGGAACGGGGAATCAGGTCATGAAGCAACCACTTCCTGCAAAAGAATTGCTGCATCCAACAGAAATAGAGCTGATAAAAATGCTTTACAGATATCCGATTGTACTGGAAGAATGCTGTAAAGAGATGAATCCGGCGCAGTTGATTGACTACTCTTACGAAGTGGCGAAAACTTATAATAAATTTTACACGGATTGTTCTATCTTAGCCGCCGAAAAAGCCGAACAGAAAAATTTCAGAATTCTTCTAACCGAACGAACCGGAGACATCCTGAAAAAATGTTTTTCCATCGCAGGCATCGAAGTACCGGAAAGGATGTAA
- a CDS encoding ammonium transporter yields the protein MRKKYLLPAFIFLALVVAGAFNPGQALTGSSAGDINTGDTAWMLVASALVLIMTPALGFFYGGMANRKNIISTVFQSVICLGLMSIVWVVFGFSLCFGDDIGGIIGNPFTYKMFQGVGLKPNETFSATVPFVMFAMFQLKFAIITPALITGSFAQRVKFSGYLLFITLFFIFIYAPVCHMTWHPDGLLFKYGILDFAGGTVVHMTAGFAALAGALFLGPRTESERTHEFANVPYVIIGTGLLWFGWFGFNAGSALGVNAKAANAFATTNTAAAAAMISWVLMDAMRGNKISSIGACVGAVVGLVAITPACGFVNVGESIAIGAIAAAVSNMAVHFKNKSTIDDTLDVFPCHGVGGMVGMIMTGIFAADYGTGITDWGLAYGETKTFIHHMIGLVGVAAFAFLGSYALYYITNLIDPIRVTKEEEELGLDITQHGESYQSLRIDL from the coding sequence ATGCGAAAAAAATATTTACTTCCCGCGTTCATCTTCCTTGCATTAGTGGTTGCAGGTGCTTTCAACCCGGGACAGGCGTTAACAGGCAGCAGTGCCGGAGACATCAATACCGGTGATACAGCCTGGATGTTAGTGGCATCTGCGTTGGTGTTAATCATGACACCGGCATTGGGTTTTTTCTATGGCGGTATGGCAAATCGTAAAAATATCATCTCTACGGTTTTTCAAAGTGTAATATGCCTGGGTTTAATGAGTATAGTCTGGGTAGTCTTTGGTTTCAGCCTGTGTTTTGGAGATGATATTGGCGGTATTATTGGAAATCCATTCACCTATAAAATGTTTCAGGGTGTTGGTTTGAAGCCGAATGAAACCTTTTCGGCCACTGTTCCATTTGTAATGTTTGCCATGTTTCAGTTAAAGTTTGCCATCATCACACCGGCGCTGATTACCGGCTCTTTCGCACAACGCGTAAAGTTTTCCGGTTACTTACTGTTTATTACCTTATTTTTCATTTTTATCTATGCACCGGTCTGTCACATGACCTGGCATCCGGACGGTCTTTTATTTAAATACGGAATATTAGATTTTGCAGGCGGAACGGTGGTGCATATGACAGCCGGATTTGCAGCTTTAGCAGGCGCATTGTTTCTCGGCCCTAGAACGGAAAGTGAACGCACTCATGAATTTGCCAATGTTCCATACGTGATTATCGGTACAGGGTTGCTTTGGTTCGGATGGTTTGGTTTCAATGCTGGTTCTGCATTGGGCGTGAATGCAAAAGCAGCCAATGCCTTTGCCACAACCAATACTGCCGCCGCAGCCGCTATGATTTCATGGGTATTAATGGACGCTATGCGCGGCAATAAAATCTCATCTATCGGTGCCTGCGTTGGTGCGGTAGTTGGTTTAGTGGCCATCACACCTGCCTGCGGCTTTGTGAATGTAGGGGAGAGTATCGCCATCGGTGCCATCGCTGCAGCTGTAAGTAACATGGCGGTTCACTTCAAAAATAAATCAACGATTGATGATACGCTGGACGTATTCCCTTGTCATGGTGTAGGCGGTATGGTCGGCATGATTATGACCGGTATATTCGCTGCGGATTATGGAACCGGTATTACCGACTGGGGTTTAGCTTACGGTGAAACGAAGACCTTCATCCATCACATGATAGGATTGGTGGGTGTGGCAGCATTTGCCTTTTTGGGTTCTTATGCATTATATTACATCACCAATCTCATCGATCCGATTCGTGTCACGAAAGAAGAAGAAGAATTGGGACTGGATATCACTCAGCACGGAGAGTCTTATCAAAGTTTGAGAATTGATTTATAA
- the meaB gene encoding methylmalonyl Co-A mutase-associated GTPase MeaB: protein MLTADYYINGILQKDRVVLSKAITIIESTKPEDNLLAEKIIQACLQTNRSSRRIGITGAPGAGKSTFINAFGKLLLEEKNSIAVLAIDPSSTISRGSILGDKTRMEDISNHPGCYIRPTASSSTMGGVARKTRETITLCETFGFDYIFIETVGVGQSETMVKNMVDLFLLLLLPNSGDELQGIKRGIMEMADMVIIHKSDKANEAAAKTAAAQIKLALHLLAPNEKNWTIPVMNVSSLEHTGLEECRQKLDSYFLQMENSGFLSHNRTHQQIHALEEHVIELLKSKLHSDPGILQLKTELEQRIIRREMDVSSAAKLLSEKLLR from the coding sequence ATGCTGACTGCTGACTATTATATAAACGGGATACTTCAAAAAGACAGGGTTGTTTTAAGCAAAGCTATTACCATAATTGAGAGTACGAAACCCGAAGATAATTTACTCGCAGAAAAAATCATACAGGCTTGTTTGCAGACCAACAGGAGCAGCCGGCGAATAGGTATAACAGGTGCTCCCGGTGCCGGCAAAAGCACATTTATCAATGCATTCGGAAAATTACTGTTAGAAGAAAAAAACTCCATCGCCGTATTAGCAATAGACCCATCCAGCACCATCAGCAGGGGAAGTATCCTGGGCGACAAGACACGCATGGAAGACATATCGAATCATCCCGGTTGCTATATCCGTCCGACAGCCAGCAGCAGTACGATGGGTGGCGTAGCGAGGAAAACCAGAGAAACCATTACCCTTTGCGAAACATTCGGCTTTGACTACATCTTTATTGAAACGGTGGGTGTCGGACAATCGGAGACTATGGTCAAAAATATGGTGGATTTATTTCTGCTGCTGCTGCTACCCAATTCGGGCGACGAATTACAAGGTATCAAACGGGGAATTATGGAAATGGCTGACATGGTGATTATCCATAAATCAGATAAGGCTAATGAGGCTGCTGCAAAAACAGCTGCTGCACAGATAAAGCTTGCCTTACATTTGCTTGCACCCAATGAAAAGAACTGGACAATTCCAGTCATGAACGTTTCATCCCTGGAACATACCGGACTGGAGGAATGTAGACAAAAGTTGGATTCGTACTTTCTGCAAATGGAAAACTCCGGTTTCCTGAGCCACAACAGGACACATCAGCAAATACATGCGCTGGAAGAGCACGTAATAGAACTGCTTAAAAGTAAGCTGCATTCAGACCCTGGTATTCTTCAACTGAAGACCGAACTGGAGCAAAGAATCATACGACGTGAAATGGATGTCAGCAGTGCTGCAAAATTGCTTTCGGAGAAACTGTTAAGATAG
- a CDS encoding cob(I)yrinic acid a,c-diamide adenosyltransferase yields MKIYTKTGDSGTTTLYGGKRLSKAEMRIETYGTVDELNSYIGLVAAYMEEKEYTDLLTDIQSRLFDIGTHLAAEPGKQNLILPEIPESKITLMEEYIDKMNEHLPELKFFILPGGTHGAAICHVARTVCRRAERRVVQLSETEEVPLVLIRFLNRLSDFLFVLARKTAHDSGAAEIIWKAH; encoded by the coding sequence ATGAAAATATATACTAAAACGGGTGACAGCGGTACAACTACTTTATACGGAGGGAAGCGGTTGTCAAAGGCAGAGATGAGAATTGAAACATACGGAACGGTGGATGAGCTTAATTCGTACATAGGTCTGGTGGCTGCTTACATGGAAGAAAAAGAGTATACCGATTTGCTGACAGATATACAAAGCAGATTGTTTGATATCGGAACCCATCTGGCGGCAGAGCCCGGAAAGCAGAACCTGATTTTACCGGAAATACCGGAATCCAAGATAACGTTGATGGAAGAATATATAGATAAGATGAATGAGCATTTGCCGGAATTGAAGTTCTTCATTTTACCAGGAGGAACACATGGAGCGGCCATCTGCCACGTGGCACGAACGGTATGCCGCAGAGCTGAACGCCGCGTGGTACAATTGTCGGAAACCGAAGAGGTGCCGTTGGTGTTGATTCGTTTCTTAAACCGCCTGTCTGATTTTTTATTTGTATTGGCTCGGAAAACAGCGCATGATTCAGGTGCGGCGGAAATTATATGGAAAGCTCACTGA
- a CDS encoding riboflavin synthase: MFTGIIEEIGEVTNIKKEGNNIHFTIKSSLSKTLKIDQSVAHNGVCLTVIKKDSSTHSVTAIKETLAITTLSKWKKGYKINLERAMVAGARLDGHMVQGHADQTATITGIKEQNGSWDFFLEFDALPKFTLAEKGSVCIDGTSLTVVTTKKKKFSVSIIPYTFEHTIFSNYKVGTQVNVEFDILGKYVERLMKQYR; this comes from the coding sequence ATGTTTACAGGTATCATAGAGGAAATCGGGGAAGTAACCAACATTAAGAAAGAGGGGAATAATATCCATTTTACCATAAAAAGCAGTTTATCTAAAACACTGAAAATTGATCAGAGTGTTGCACACAATGGTGTCTGCCTGACGGTGATAAAAAAAGACAGTTCCACACACAGCGTTACCGCCATAAAAGAGACATTAGCCATTACAACCTTATCAAAATGGAAAAAGGGATATAAAATAAATTTAGAACGGGCCATGGTAGCCGGTGCACGTCTCGACGGGCATATGGTACAGGGACATGCAGACCAGACTGCTACCATTACAGGCATAAAAGAACAAAACGGCAGCTGGGACTTTTTCTTGGAGTTCGATGCTTTGCCAAAATTTACATTGGCAGAAAAAGGCTCTGTCTGCATAGATGGTACCAGTCTGACAGTTGTGACCACCAAAAAGAAAAAATTTTCGGTTTCCATTATTCCCTACACATTCGAACACACCATTTTCTCCAACTATAAAGTAGGTACACAGGTGAACGTCGAGTTTGATATTTTAGGCAAATATGTGGAACGACTGATGAAACAATATAGATAA
- a CDS encoding gliding motility-associated C-terminal domain-containing protein gives MNSFYKILLTVGFWTLTFYSFCTHNRAGEITYRHVSGLSYEFTITTYTKVSGVSGDADRQRLGISWGDGTFDSLSRASEIFLDADIKQNKYIGVHTYSAPFTYVVGVSDPNRIENIININNSVNTLFYLEDTVKILDPNVIGYNNSPQLLNPPIEYGNVGQIFIHNPNAFDPDGDSLTFSIMSPLQASGLPVNGYTPPNLIFPGPDNQISINQQTGELKWESPQQAGIYNIVILIREYRAGILIGTVIRDLQIIIDATLNSPPVLNVPVKICKVAGDTILFTATASDPNTTDVVTIRANGAPLIASNSPATFTVGSPANPVSGTFRWNTNCTHLIKNDYLVVFNAVDNFRSPPLTNSKTLSITLLAPPPENFTATLNITNKTVAVRWDSLYTCSGNPKFLNFSIWRKKGCNTPLDSCSSNLAALGYELIATTANYSFIDNTIRSGNVYSYRVVANFGDRSNVGIILNRFSGLASAESCVVIPADIPLIYNVDVRTTDATSGQIYVEWSRPFSNRLDTITNPGPYVFKLFRADGLNGTNYTIIKTVTANSFSEITDTTHLDTGLNTVNTAYNYKVAFFARSNDSLGTSEAASSVFLSVGTAFEILNLSWSFLVPWTNGSYVIFRKLPGGSTFDSLTTVTTTSYSDTNLENDSLYCYKIKAIGSYSISGLKTPLINYSQEACARPSDTIPPCTPVLEISNFCTDSNLDTSEYKNYLKWTYNQNANCKTDDIVLVRIFYANTSADTLKQIDSIIGNVFNNYTHVLNSRSIAGCYAVQAVRKNGNTGLLSERVCVDNCPIYKLPNTFTPNGDGQNDLYTPIFPYRFVEKIDMKIYNRWGNLVFETTQPDINWDGTDYKSKKPLFTGVYYYVCDVYFQTIDGIRKTNKPLSGYIQLFRE, from the coding sequence ATGAATTCATTTTATAAAATACTGCTAACAGTAGGTTTTTGGACATTAACCTTTTACAGTTTCTGTACACACAACCGTGCGGGTGAAATAACCTACAGACATGTATCGGGTCTTTCCTATGAATTCACCATTACCACCTATACCAAAGTAAGCGGCGTGAGTGGTGATGCAGACCGGCAGCGTCTGGGAATATCCTGGGGGGATGGTACGTTTGATTCTTTGTCCAGAGCTTCTGAAATTTTCTTAGATGCGGATATCAAACAAAACAAATATATCGGCGTTCATACCTATTCTGCCCCATTTACCTATGTCGTTGGTGTCTCTGACCCAAACCGGATAGAAAATATTATTAATATCAATAACTCAGTCAATACACTATTTTATTTAGAAGATACCGTTAAAATCTTAGACCCTAATGTAATAGGATATAATAATTCACCGCAATTACTGAACCCTCCAATTGAATATGGAAATGTAGGGCAGATATTTATTCATAACCCCAATGCTTTCGATCCGGATGGCGACAGTTTGACTTTTTCCATCATGTCACCGCTGCAGGCCAGCGGATTGCCTGTAAACGGATACACCCCTCCGAATTTAATTTTTCCGGGCCCCGACAATCAGATATCCATCAACCAGCAAACCGGCGAACTGAAATGGGAATCCCCGCAGCAGGCGGGTATATATAACATCGTCATCCTGATCCGGGAATATCGGGCTGGCATCCTGATCGGTACCGTCATACGGGATTTACAGATCATTATTGACGCCACCTTAAATTCACCTCCTGTCCTTAATGTTCCTGTTAAAATTTGTAAAGTCGCCGGCGATACGATTTTATTCACGGCAACCGCATCCGATCCAAATACAACAGATGTTGTCACCATAAGGGCAAATGGTGCACCGCTTATTGCCAGTAACAGTCCTGCTACGTTCACAGTAGGAAGTCCTGCCAATCCGGTCAGCGGTACTTTCAGGTGGAATACGAATTGCACCCACCTGATAAAGAATGACTACCTCGTCGTATTCAATGCAGTGGATAATTTCCGTTCACCACCGCTTACCAATTCGAAAACACTCTCCATTACCTTACTGGCACCACCACCTGAAAATTTCACGGCAACGCTGAACATTACCAATAAAACCGTTGCAGTACGCTGGGACAGCCTTTATACCTGTTCCGGAAATCCTAAGTTTTTGAACTTTTCCATTTGGAGAAAAAAAGGATGCAATACGCCACTTGACAGTTGCAGCAGCAATCTGGCTGCGTTAGGATATGAATTAATCGCCACCACAGCGAATTATTCGTTCATAGATAATACCATTCGTTCGGGCAATGTCTACAGCTACAGGGTGGTGGCGAATTTCGGTGACAGAAGCAATGTCGGAATTATCCTGAACAGATTCTCCGGGCTGGCAAGTGCAGAATCCTGTGTGGTGATTCCGGCTGACATTCCACTGATTTATAACGTCGATGTAAGAACAACGGATGCCACCTCCGGACAAATTTATGTGGAATGGTCCAGGCCATTTTCCAATCGCTTAGACACCATCACCAATCCGGGGCCGTATGTATTTAAATTATTCAGAGCTGATGGGTTAAACGGAACCAATTATACCATAATAAAAACGGTGACCGCCAATTCATTTTCGGAAATCACCGATACCACCCATCTGGATACCGGATTAAACACCGTAAACACAGCTTATAACTATAAAGTGGCATTTTTTGCCCGGTCAAATGATAGCCTGGGAACGAGCGAAGCAGCGTCTTCTGTTTTTCTGTCTGTAGGCACTGCGTTTGAAATATTAAACCTTTCCTGGAGCTTTTTGGTACCATGGACCAACGGTAGTTATGTCATATTCCGTAAACTTCCGGGCGGCAGTACATTCGATTCTCTGACTACCGTAACGACAACGTCATACAGCGATACCAATTTAGAGAATGACAGTTTATACTGTTACAAGATTAAAGCAATTGGCAGTTATTCGATTTCCGGACTGAAAACGCCGCTTATCAATTATTCCCAGGAAGCCTGTGCACGTCCGAGTGATACCATTCCGCCGTGTACGCCTGTTCTGGAAATTTCCAATTTCTGTACGGACAGTAATCTAGATACCTCTGAATACAAAAATTATCTTAAATGGACATACAATCAAAATGCAAACTGCAAAACGGATGATATTGTTCTGGTAAGAATTTTCTATGCAAACACTTCAGCAGATACCTTAAAACAGATAGACAGTATTATCGGGAATGTATTCAACAACTATACTCATGTATTGAACAGCAGGAGTATTGCAGGCTGTTATGCGGTACAGGCTGTCCGTAAGAACGGGAATACCGGTTTGCTTTCTGAAAGAGTTTGCGTGGATAATTGTCCGATCTATAAATTACCGAATACGTTCACTCCTAATGGAGATGGACAGAATGATTTATATACCCCTATCTTCCCTTACCGGTTTGTAGAGAAAATTGACATGAAAATATATAACCGATGGGGTAATCTCGTTTTTGAAACCACACAACCCGACATTAACTGGGATGGAACCGATTATAAATCCAAGAAACCATTATTTACAGGAGTCTATTATTATGTATGTGATGTGTATTTTCAAACCATTGACGGCATCCGGAAAACAAACAAACCACTCAGCGGATACATTCAGCTGTTTCGCGAATAA
- a CDS encoding 6-phosphogluconate dehydrogenase, whose protein sequence is MLFFLLICIITVTITFLYFNFTYSEGNRAGMLIKFSTKGFVFKTFEGELNVGSVNTTVGSTVTNNSWAFSVKDKQLANRLSLMEGKMVRLHYKEKIKNLPWQGETKYFVDKVEVLK, encoded by the coding sequence CTGTTGTTCTTCCTCTTAATCTGTATTATTACAGTTACCATTACTTTTCTTTATTTTAATTTTACCTATAGCGAAGGTAACAGAGCCGGTATGCTGATTAAGTTTTCTACTAAAGGTTTTGTATTCAAAACCTTTGAAGGTGAACTCAATGTGGGCAGTGTCAACACAACTGTTGGAAGTACCGTTACCAATAACAGTTGGGCATTTTCAGTTAAAGATAAGCAGCTGGCCAATCGGTTAAGTCTGATGGAAGGCAAGATGGTACGGCTGCATTACAAGGAGAAAATAAAGAACCTGCCCTGGCAGGGTGAAACCAAATATTTTGTAGATAAGGTGGAAGTGCTGAAATAA